agtgtgtgtgtgtgtgtgtgtgtgtgtgtgtgtgtgtgtgtgtatgtgtgtgtgtgtgtgtgtgtggttgcgtgtgtgtgtgtgtgtgtgtgagtgtgtgtgtgtgtgagtgtgtgtgtgtgtgtgcgtgtatgtatgtgtgtgtgtgtgtgtgtgtgtgtgcgtgtatgtgtgtgtgtgtgtgtgtgtatgtatgtgtgtgtgtgtgtgtatgtatgtgtgtgtgtgtgtatgtatgtgtgtgtgtgtgtgtgtgaaacggcAGGGAAGGTTCAGTCCCGCATTGGCagtgtggaagagagagagagaagggtagcggtgaacaccccccccctctccctcctcccccccccttccacccccaccacaccaccaccacccccaccaccaccaccactactaccaccaccactcgccCGCTCAGTTCAACTCTGGCACACACGCGGCCTGCACATCCCCGCACTATCTCCACCAACCATCACAGCCAGCTTGACTTAAAATCTCTTACAAGAGGCAGCGATGGCACCGGATGAAGAGTGCCATTCCCGCCCCGCGCAGTACAGGATGTAAAACCGTCCAAGAGTCCGTTCTTGCCCACTGATATTCGGATAAAAACGGCCCGCAATCCTCCCACCACGATCTGAGAAGGTAAGTCTCCTTGACAACATCTGAATTATTTCTTGATTTCATCTTGACGGCAAGATGATGCAAagctgggggagaggggggggacaaaCTTGGTGCAGTTGTCAAGCTGGGGCACCGTTGTTGGTCCAGCTGTCAGCTGGGTCATCTGTCAGCTGGGTTATTTGTCAGCTGGGTTATTTGTCAGCTGGGATATTTGTCAGCTGGCTCATCTGTCAGCTGGCTCATCTGTCAGCTGGCTCATCTGTCAGCTGGTTCATCTGTCAGCTGGCTCATCTGTCAGCTGGTTCATCTGTCAGCTGGCTCATCTGTCAGCTGGTTCATTTGTCAGCTGGTTCATTTGTCAGCTGGGCCATCTGTCAGCTGGCTCATCTGTCAGCTGGGTCATCTGTCAGCTTGCTCATCTGTCAGCTGAGTCATATGTCAGCTGGCTCCTATGTCAGCTAGTCCCGCTGTCAGCTGGCTTTTATGTCAGCTGGCTCTTCTGTCAGCCGGTCCCGCTGTCAAGCTTAATTTGGTATGTCAGTGATCAAGGCCAGCCATGTAATTCGGTAACCCTAGGTATGTCCACGTGGAGTGTGGCGAGCCACACTGCACGTGGTGGGGTGGGCCACACTGCACGTGGTGGGGCGGGCCACACTCcacgtggtgtggtgggccacactGCACGTGGTGTGGCGGGCCACATATTCTACTCTCCAGGTAGATTACCGCTACACTCCCCTAAGATGACTTCCTAGTTATCAGGGCACTTCACATTTGCACGCAAGACGCTTCGCCAACGGATTTTAAAACCTACCTAATCTTACCCCCTAATCTAACCTGGCCCAATCCGACGTAACCTGGCCCAATCCGATCTAATGTTGCCCGGTTAGATCTAACCTTAACCCAACGACCCCTAAGGTCAGGTTAAGCATCGTAATATACAGTTTTTACACTCTGAAAAGGAACTAAGTCGAATCGTCTTGTATGCTGCTCCATCATATTTCTATATCATTGACTGCCGCCAGCTGTTGTGTGTGAACTGCTTAGCATAGCCGGTATTCGCCTGCGGCTTTTTGAAGTCTGTGGAGTCATCTaagtgtctgggttttcctcttagAGTGTTCAACGCTATCTCTCCCGTGGACACAAACGCTGTCCTCTCCTCTTGTAGTGTCCAACACCACCTGACTGTGTTTACAAACACTTTCCGTCCTGTAGTGTATTCAACGCCACCTGACCGCGTTCACAGACACTTTCCGTCCGGTAGTGTATTCAACGCCACCTGACCGCGTTCACAGACACTTTCCGTCCTGTAGTGTGTTCAacgccaccacacagtctcccccAACGCTGTCCTCTCCTCCTGTAATGTGTTCAACGCCACCTCGCCGCGCTCCAAGACACTTGCGTCTCGGCCACTTGCTTGCTACTCGCATAAATTCGCCCACTCACCAACACAAACTAGCGCCCGCGAGTGATTGACTTAGGACTCTCAACTTGGCAAGTTCCCCGCCACAAAACTTAACCTCCGGCGCTCAAGTCTCGCCGGCAGCGCCAACTTGAGGCTGACGCACTAACTTGGGCCGCACGCGCCCTCCACGGTTAATTGTCGCCTGTTGTGTAAGAAAATGTTTTGTCATTTAGGCAAATTAATGCAAAAAATAAAGCGTATGTGGAGCTTTGGCTAATTGGCGCTGGGAATTTGGGCGTTCGGCGCTAAGGACCGCGAAGTGCTGAAAGCCGCGAAGTGCCGAAGGCCGCGAAGTGCTGAAGGCCGCGAAATGCTGAGGGCTGCGAAGTGCTGAGGGCTGCGAAGTGCTGAGGGCTGCGAAGTGCTGAGGGCTGCGAGGAGCTCAGGGCTAGCTAGTGATAAGGGTCGCGAAGAACTAAGGGCTGCGAGGAGCTCAGGGCTAGTGACAAGGGCCGCGAAGTACCAAGGGCTCTCATTGAGGTCGTGGGTCTCCTTGCTAACGGCTGTACCACgtggagaacaccgcttctcgcccgttccgcgaagttaagcaacgcggGGTTtcgttagtacatggatgggtgaccgcctgggaacaccaactgcttttGGCATTAAATTCATGCCCGAAACGTtgagcgtattagtggctttaggcataacaTAGGCCTAAAGTATATATGCCCCTACATAGAAAGCCAACGTTCTTCTTGTATTTCATtttgtatatatgtacttttttctatataaacattttagtaataatttttaattattattataataaaaccGCGTGAAGCGGCTCGCTCCTTGCTGGTGGCCGCTGAGGGCCGGTGGTGGCCGCTGAGGGCCGGTGGTGGCCGCaggtggccggtggtggccggtggtggccgcTGAGGGTCGCTGAGGCCCGCTGAGGGTCGCTGAGGCCCACTGAGGGCCGCTGGTGGCCGCTGAGAGCTGCTGGTGGCCCCAGGTGGCCCGCTGGTGGCCGCAGGTGGCCACTGGCGGCCGCAGGTGGCCACTGGCGGCCGCAGGTGGCCACTGGCGGCCGCTGGTGGCCGCTGGCGGCCGCACGTAGTCGCTGGTGGCCACTGGCGGCCGCTGGTGGCCGCTGGTGGCCGCAGGTAGCCGCTGGCGGCCGCACGTAGTCGCTGGTGGCCGCAGGTGGCCACTGGCGGCCGCTGGTGGCCGCAGGTAGCCGCTGGCGGCCGCACGTAGTCGCTGGTGGCCGCAGGTAGCCGCTGGCGGCCGCACGTAGTCGCTGGTGGCCGCTCAGGGCCGCAACACCCATGTTTCCGGGTACCCGGGTCGGATATTTAGACGGGAATATCTAGCCATAAACAAATAAGCTTGCACATCCCAGTTTAATGGTGACGGAGACGATAATGATTGTTGTGACATAACAATCCGCTCTCTATAAatctatatgtataatatatatataacgtatataatatatataacgtaAAATACCGTAAAATTCGACATGTCGACGGATAAGTGACGAACCAGTCCGGATTAACAGACATCATTGCCGTCCGGCGCCGCCAGAGTTACTCCCGAAGATCTCTGTTAAACCGGTTTTGCATCAACGACAACCGCGGTAAACGGCGAATGTCCGCTCTTAGGACCGCATGTGTCGGCCAGCCTTGACTGAGAACGCCGGCCAAGCCTTGACTGAGGACGACGGCCAGCCTTGTTGACTAAGGACGCCGGCCAGTCTTGACTGAGGACCCCGACCAGCCTTGACTGAGGACGCCAACCAGCCTTGACTGAGGACGCCGACCAGCCTTGTTGACTGAGGACGCCGACCAGCCTTGTTGACTGAGGACGCCGGCCAGTCTTGACTGAGGACCCCGACCAGCTTTGAGTGAGGACGCCAACCAGCCTTGACTGAGGACGCTGACCAGCCTTGACTGAGGACGCCGACCAGCCTTGACTGAGGACGCCAACCAGCCTTGACTGAGGACGCTGACCAGCCTTGACTGAGGACGCCAACCAGCCTTGACTGAGGACGCTGACCAGCCTTGACTGAGGACGCTGACCAGCCTTGACTGAGGACGCTGACCAGCCTTGACTGAGGACCCCGACCAGCCTTGACTGAGGACCCCGACCAGCATTGACTGAGGACGCCAACCAGCCTTGACTGAGGACGCTGACCAGCCTTGACTGAGGACGCCGACCAGCCTTGACTGAGGACGCCGACCAGCCTTGACTGAGGACGCCGACCAGCCTTAACTGAGGACCCCGACCAGCTTTGACTGAGGACGCCAACCAGCCTTGACTGAGGACACCGACCAGCCTTGACTGAGGACGCCAACCAGCCTTGACTGAGGACGCCAACCAGCCTTGACTGAGGACCCCGACCAGCCTTGACTGAGGACGCCGGCCGTAACACCCCTCCCGCTCCCTTGCATAACAAGTGTTGTTCATTATCATTTTGTGAGCGCTATATGCGCGTATAATGTGTTTAGTGAACGACGAACCCTCTGTTATTGAGGCcggggaggagcaggaggagggagggggaaggtgttGTTGGAGAAGGGGGATGATTGGGGGATTGAACTTTGAGTCAAGGTTGAGGTAGTGAGTGGTAGTATTGAAGGAGGATTttggcggggtggggggggggggggggtagagagggggggaagggaatccatagggggaggggggggggggagttttgaTGAATGGTAGTTGAGATTGCGTGAGGGATTGTTGAGTGTGTAGTGGGTGAGTGTAGCAATGTAATTACAAGCAATATTTCATTATGATTTGTTTCTGTATTGTGATGAATGTGTATTTTCTAGTAGAGGCTGATGGTGTGCTTTAGGGGTGTTTACGGAGTATATAGAGGAGTAATGGTGATTTAAAAAGTGTAGAGGGAGAGAATGATGGTAGGAgtggaaacagagagagagagagagagagagagagagagagagagagagagagagagagagagagagagagagagagagagagagagagagagagagagagagagagaaagggtaaAGCAGCGATAAAGAACGGGTTAGGAGAGGAAGAATGTTGAGAAGAACGGCAACAAAAGAGGGAAGTAGGGAAGGAAAAAAATGGAGTTATAgacaatgataaaaaaaaacaaaagtgTAGGGGAAAAAGatgaagaaggaaggaaggaaaagggaaagagagggagaggtatGAAAGATAGCAAGTTTAGGTCATTTATTTtataccccatgcccatcctgtgagcagtggtggacctccatgcccatcctgtgagcagtggtggacttccatacccatcctgtgagcagtggtggacttccatacccatcctgtgagcagtggtggacttccatacccatcctgtgagcagtggtggacttccatacccatcctgtgagcagtggtggacctccatgcccatcctgtgagcagtggtggacctccatgcccatcctgtgagcagtggtggacctccatgcccatcctgtgagcagtggtggacttccatacccatcctgtgagcagtggtggacttccatacccatcctgtgagcagtggtggacttccatacccatcctgtgagcagtggtggacttccatacccatcctgtgaacagTGGTGGacttccatacccatcctgtgagcagtggtgaacttccatacccatcctgtgagcagtggtGGACTTCCATACTCATTCTGTAAGCAGTGGTGAacttccatacccatcctgtgagcagtggtggacttccatgcccatcctgtgagcagtggtggacctccatactcatcctgtgagcagtggtggacctccatgcccatcctgtgagcagtggtggacttccatacccatcctgtgagcagtggtggacttccatacccatcctgtgagcagtggtggacctccttacccatcctgtgagcagtggtggacctccatacccatcctgtgagcagtggtggacttccatactcattctgtaagcggcagtgtacaccatacccatcctgtgaccggtAGTGGATACCAAACCCATTCAGTGAGTGGTggtaaaccccatacccatcccacaaGTGGCGATGAACCCAATAACGGTACCGGAACAGTACTGGAATGGtactggaaaaggttacagatacACACGATAGCCCCAAGAACTCAACCCCCCAgaattcgtttagctaagcaagttacagcacTGTTCAGAGAGTTACACAATATACTGACATGCGTAAATCATCTGTACCGCTATAGGTTGGTAAACTAACATCACCGTGACCTCAAGAGAGCCCTTAACACACAGAGTGTTGTTTGTTGAGTCAGTGGCATGCAATATTAATTTGCCTATCGAGCAACTCACACCAATCCAGTAGGGGGGGCGGTGGGAAGGTTTCAAACGCCGGCATGCACTCCCCctgcagttagcaaactggggttaATTAGCTAAAAACAAAAATCAGGTAGTAGTTAATTTTAAAagtaaaattttaaaattttaattttttaattaaatacATTGGTTCAAATCCTATGCCTTCAATGATGAAGTTTAACTCTACACTGACTATAAGCAGTTTGAGAACACTGATACATTTTGTATCAGTCTGTAGTAGTCATTTTGTATTATTttgtatcacgttaatgtgagttCCTTGAGCACGCGGTTAGAAGGGTCCCTGTATCACCTCCTCACTTCACGTATAATGTAATACCTGGGTTATTGAAAAGTTAAATAGTTGGGTTAAAAGCCGTGAGATAAAGCAGAGGTTTTTTCTAACTTTTTGATGCCATTGAACCCTTACCTGAGATCTGTCTATAGTTAGTTgcagggatcaacgtccccgaGGCCCAGTCTCTGAGTAGGTCTCCTGGTTAGTGGTCTCTGGTCATCCAGAATGAAGGatgcagctatatatatatatatatatatatatatatatatatatatatatatatatatatatatatatatatatatatatatatatatataacaaaatactcCATGGAGCCCAAGGGATTCAAATTTTAGATTTAaacgtacatacatatatatatatatatatatatatatatatatatatatatatatatatatatatatatatatatatatatatatatatatatatattgctatttATATTTCCATTGGTTATGAACTCTATGGTTTTTGTAGACTTACAAAATTAATTCACAAAAAAGCCTCGATATTTTTAATACATTTTTATTATAATGTCAAACAGGCGGCAGGAATATTATACCTAATAGCCCTAGAGAAATTTTACAAAAGGGAGAAATTTAATAAAAGGATAATTTAAACAtttgactaaaaaaaaaaaaggtattgCTAAATAGCTTCACTGTGATTGGTTTTCCTTACGTAGTCTAATATCAGCAACAATTTGTTAATTTGTAAATGCAAATCACCTTATGCAGTCAGATTATGTCATCGACTAATGTCAATAAAATGATCTCTcatagagatatatattttttggggggaaaagGCTTAATATATTTCAAAGAGAGGAATTTAAAGTCTTTTTTTTTATCCTCAAATTCATAATTttcattaaatattttttttcgaTGTTAAACGAATTGAAATAATATAATCAGTTGTTGAATGTAAATTAATTTGCAAATTAGTATTAATGTCAATATTTAGATTCATTTCCATATATACAGCACACCCCGCAACCACTTATAGACTGTtccgtctcgcttcatgcagatccgcGTTCGATCCTAGATAGCTCAAGTAGTTGAACCCCATTCCATTTCTCCGTCCTATCcaagctccttgttctcgtatcctaCAGGCTTggagctttctcctcataattgatCTAGAACTCAATCGTATGAGTCGATTCTAGGTACGAGATGTCTCCTGGCTGGTGTTAGCTAGTCAGACTAGTGTTCTAAGTCACTCTCCTTGAGAAAAGTACGAATAATTGATGTGAATATATCCACatcatttaaatatttaattccaccttcctctctttctctaaGCTCTTTCAAAGTATGTATTACGGAACCACGTGGAACCGAAGGGTTCTACGGAACCCTAAAGAACCCTCCGAAGAACCCAAGAGTTTCAGGGAACCCCAAGAAAGCTCTGAATAATCCAAGTGTTTCATGGAATCAAAACAAATCTTCAAAGACCCTAAACGGAGTTTCCACAAAACAAAAAACTCCTTGGAACCCAAGGGATTAAAATtttagatttaaacatacattcaTTTAAACATTTAGATTTTAGATTCAAACATACGATTTAGAATCCATTACATTAGATAAAAGAACCATATATGTGTGGGTTGGATAAAAAAATTTATGGGTGGGACGGAAGGTGTTTCAACTACGTTATTATTTTCTGCGTGAAATTGTAATAGACTTTACTgataatatttttttataatcTAGTCTGGTATtatgattatttttattattatatgtagTAAAGATCTCatatcaccaccacacctactgaaaaattattaaaatgactacttttgttaataataataataataataataaaaataatattattgCCGTAAATTCTTATATATTTTTACTTATTAGTGGCCCCAAAAAATATCCACAAAAGTGAAGGTCTTTTCAATGAGAAAAACAATGCAAAATACTTTTTTATCGAGGAACGACTTGAGCAGAGAAAAAAGACTGTTTTGGCGAGAGAAGGAACCACCGCGTTCACAGACCGCTGTGAACGCTGTGAACGTTCACATGACGTTCTGAAACCTTAGGAGATCTTCCTACCCTCCTAACCTAGCTGAGGACCCTCAACTTGCCGTTTTGgagaaaaaaaatccaaaatttattttcaattatttttctttttccaaattacgtccattttcggctatATGGGTAAACgggcaaattcagacgtaatctgTAGGAGGAAAATTTCATTCTAAGACACAGTTCTATGAAACGTAGGGATGTAAAGACACTATTACTCAGCATATATCACCGTAGAATGGTAGATTAAAGACAGCTTCAGGATAATACAAAGTAGAATGGTAGATTAAAGACCACTTCAGGTTAAGACAGCGTAGAATGGTAGATTAAAGACCGCTTCAACATAAGACACCGTAGAATGGTAGATTTAAGACCGCTTCAGCTCAAGACAGCGTAGAATGATAGATAAAAGACCGCTTGGGTACGATATCAACATCAGTAAGTGAAATTAAACCAAAAACCGAGATATAACAATGTTAAATAACACGTTATCGTTCTCGACCAACATAATGGCTTATAACTGAGAGTTTCTGTGAGGATAGGAAGGGCGACATTAACGAAGAAATAATACGGGTGTTCGCTCTAACGACACACAGGGAGTAAACTCTTGGGAAAGCCTCTCCTTCATTTCACTTGCATTTCGTAATTTGACtaaaatttatttattcattCGTGCGGTTCAAAATTCGTTATACATCGCTGTTCACAAGAGATAGAGCTGCTGAATGGTGTTGTTAGTTAGTGTATATTGAAGACTACAATATAACTAacaagtcggccgagcggacagcacactggacttgtgatcctgtggggtcccgggttcgatcccgggcgccggagagaaacaataggcagagtttctttcacccctatgccccctgttacctagcagtaaaataggtacctgggtgttagtcagctgtcacgggctgcttccttggggggtggaggcctggtcgaggaccgggccgcggggacactgaagccccgaaatcatctcaagataatctcaaggaaCAATCCGAATATAATATTCGGTTTCCTGCatgcatccccccccccttatagggACCTgagggctgagtggacagcgcttcgtagtcctaaggttctgggttcgatccctggcggaggcggaaacaaatggggcagagtttctttcaccctgagggcaatgttcacctagcagtaaataggtacctgggagttagacagctgttacgggctgcttcctgggggtgtgtaacaaaaaggaggcctggtcgaggaccgggccgaggggatgctaagccccgaaatcatctcaagataacttcaagatatatatacatactccCCTGGACTGTCAAAATTATGACCATCGCCGCCAGTCCTATTGGGCACCAGTATGACATCAAAATATCAAAATCAAGATATCAAAAGATCTCTTTGGATCTCAAAAGAAGAGATGACATCAAGATATCAAAAGATCTCCCAAGAGCTAGCTTGACGTGCAGATAACTAGAAACAGAACAGCCGAAATGTAATCATTGATAACGGTGATAGCTAATTCTAATCTAATAGTTAATCTAAACTAATTAATTAGTTAATTATTGAGTTATCGAGTCACTagtccaccccccctcccccatgggGTGTGGATATCCCTGGTTAAAATCCCTTTTCACTACAGCATAGACCAACACACAGATCAACACTCAGATCAACACACAGATCAACACTCAGATGGCTTGGTAGCTTCtgggttatctctctctctctctctctctctctctctctctctctctctctctctctctctctctcctcccaacACGCGTGCTCTTGTCTAATTCAATTTGCTTTCCAACCTACGCGTCTATTGAACTTTATTTGTAAGATAATGCCTGTGTTTAAGATGCTGAACGAGCATTAGTAAGATGCTGTATGTGTGGGCATGTGTTTCCCCAACATATGATGTGTTCCGCAACATGTTGTGGTCCCAAACATGAGGTGTTGATGTGATCCCAACATGATCTGGCTATGATCGTTTTAAGCTCATTTTGTTTGTGTGTCTGGGCAGCTCCGAGACGCAAGTTCAATCCCGCAACACTGCCTCAGTTTTTCCTCGTAGATACGTCACATTGGGTGGGGTTGAGAAGGGGATTTGAGGGTTGTTTGGAAgagagatgggggagggagatGGGGCCTTCAGAAGGGGGCACTGGAAGGGGGGAGGTTGGGCAAGGGGAGGGGGTGTACGGGCAAGGGGAGGGGCAAGGGAAGGAAAGGAAGTACAGAGAATCGCCTCCTTCACTAAGGCATCTGGTTGACACTGTCTTAGATGAGGAGAAAGTTATCTAGTTACACCTCCACCTCAGCCACTGAGGTACACCTCCACCCCTAAGATATGAAGATTAATTTTCACCttttcctctcttttcttattctTTACTAAAACCTCCAGGCTGGATACATGCCCTTCCTTCCTCCTGAACGCTGGATACATGCCCCTTTTTCTTTCACCTCCATGCTGGATACTTGTGTCTCTATTTTGCCTCACTATGCCTTCCGGGCTGCAAATTCTCCAGCTGCGCCAGGTCGGATACAGCTGCGCCAGGTCGGACACAGCTGCGCCAGGTCGGACACAGCTGGACCAGGTCGGACACATAGAGTCTCTTGCTCCCCTCTCCTGGTGTGAGATACTCTTCCCATCGGTATGAGACAGTCCCTCTTACCTGTTGCTTGCTCGCAGTGCCCTCTTCCCTCTTTTCCTTTGTTGCACGAGCTTCGCCCAATTTTACATTCCCTTCTCATCAATTAAACTTGATTTTTTGTCTTCTGAGGACAAAAGCTTCTTTGGCGCCGAAGATTTCTTCCAAACTCAGGTTGCATATATTTTTAAGACACTCATCTATAATACATCGGTTCTGTTGCACGCTtgatctgctctctctctctctctctctctctctctctctctctctctctctctctctctctctctctacttaatCTACAAGCTGATGGAATAACATGACTCTCGAGAGACTTTTGCGTCTACCTCCAGAGTCGGGTTCATTATATTTTGTTCCTCTGTCCTCCTTACTGTTGTCCGTATCTCATGACATTGCACTTATCTGCATTGAAGTCTAGTAACCATTTGTCGTATAATATGTGCAACTTATTTCAATCTTTCTGGAGGAGCCTGCGGtctttgcatgtgtgtgtgtgtgtgtgtgtgtgtgtgtgtgtgtgtgtgtatgtgtgtgtttgtgtggaaggggggagggg
The DNA window shown above is from Procambarus clarkii isolate CNS0578487 chromosome 6, FALCON_Pclarkii_2.0, whole genome shotgun sequence and carries:
- the LOC123753883 gene encoding uncharacterized protein → MGVAALSGHQRLRAAASGYLRPPATTCGRQRLPAATSGRQWPPAATSDYVRPPAATCGHQRPPAAASGHQRLRAAASGHQRPPVATCGRQWPPAAASGHLRPPAGHLGPPAALSGHQRPSVGLSDPQRASATLSGHHRPPPATCGHHRPSAATTGPQRPPARSEPLHAVLL